One genomic segment of Protaetiibacter intestinalis includes these proteins:
- a CDS encoding exodeoxyribonuclease VII small subunit: MTDATPADVAELSYEQARDELVQVVQKLEQGAATLEESLALWERGEALARRCEEWLVGAKARLDAARAAAEES, translated from the coding sequence ATGACCGACGCCACCCCCGCCGACGTCGCCGAGCTCAGCTACGAGCAGGCCCGCGACGAGCTCGTGCAGGTGGTGCAGAAGCTCGAACAGGGTGCCGCCACCCTCGAGGAGTCGCTCGCCCTGTGGGAGCGCGGCGAGGCGCTCGCGCGCCGCTGCGAGGAGTGGCTCGTGGGCGCGAAGGCACGCCTCGACGCCGCGCGCGCGGCCGCCGAGGAATCGTGA
- the xseA gene encoding exodeoxyribonuclease VII large subunit — protein sequence MTEKPTAETPWPVARLSGELKGYIDRLGSVWVEGELTQWNLARGVVYAKLKDLDQDVTVSLTVWSSTLQRLTEQFAQGDRVVALVKPDYWLRGGTLSMVASELRHAGLGELLAQLERLKAALRSEGLFDADRKKPLPFLPQCIGLVTGKDSDAEKDVLRNAQLRWPQVAFRVRHAAVQGDRAASEVAAAIRALDADPEVDVIIVARGGGDFQNLLVFSDEQLVRTAAACETPLVSAIGHEADSPLLDLVADLRASTPTDAAKRVVPDVAEELALVVQSRARIMTRVTALVTGEIERLTNIRTRPVLADPGVMVQSRAEDLIRLVDRGSQLMHLRVEREETAVHRLAAELRALSPQRTLDRGYAVVRAGDAVIRDADEVSAGQSLRIRVARGELTATAD from the coding sequence GTGACCGAGAAGCCGACCGCCGAGACCCCGTGGCCGGTCGCCCGGCTCTCGGGCGAGCTCAAGGGCTACATCGACCGCCTCGGCTCGGTGTGGGTCGAGGGCGAGCTCACCCAGTGGAACCTCGCGCGCGGCGTCGTGTACGCGAAGCTCAAGGATCTCGACCAGGACGTCACCGTCTCGCTCACGGTCTGGTCCTCGACGCTGCAGCGGCTCACCGAGCAGTTCGCGCAGGGCGACCGCGTGGTGGCGCTCGTGAAGCCCGACTACTGGCTGCGCGGCGGCACCCTCTCGATGGTGGCCTCCGAGCTGCGCCACGCGGGCCTCGGCGAGCTGCTCGCCCAGCTCGAACGTCTCAAGGCGGCGCTGCGCTCCGAGGGGCTCTTCGACGCGGACCGCAAGAAGCCGCTGCCGTTCCTGCCCCAGTGCATCGGGCTCGTCACCGGCAAGGATTCGGATGCCGAGAAGGACGTGCTGCGCAACGCCCAGCTGCGCTGGCCGCAGGTCGCATTCCGGGTGCGGCATGCGGCGGTGCAGGGCGATCGGGCGGCGAGCGAGGTGGCGGCGGCGATCCGGGCGCTCGACGCCGACCCGGAGGTCGACGTCATCATCGTCGCCCGCGGCGGCGGCGACTTCCAGAACCTGCTGGTGTTCAGCGACGAGCAGCTCGTGCGCACGGCGGCCGCGTGCGAGACGCCGCTCGTCTCGGCGATCGGGCACGAGGCCGACAGCCCGCTGCTCGACCTCGTCGCCGACCTGCGCGCCTCCACCCCCACGGATGCGGCCAAGCGCGTCGTGCCCGACGTCGCCGAGGAGCTCGCGCTCGTCGTGCAGTCGCGCGCCCGCATCATGACGCGGGTGACGGCGCTCGTGACGGGCGAGATCGAGCGGCTCACGAACATCCGCACCCGCCCCGTGCTCGCCGACCCGGGCGTCATGGTGCAGTCGCGTGCGGAAGACCTCATCCGCCTCGTCGACCGCGGCTCGCAGCTCATGCACCTGCGGGTCGAGCGCGAGGAGACGGCGGTGCACCGGCTCGCCGCCGAGCTGCGGGCGCTCTCGCCCCAGCGCACGCTCGACCGCGGCTACGCCGTCGTGCGCGCGGGCGACGCGGTGATCCGGGACGCCGACGAGGTCTCCGCGGGCCAGTCCCTCCGCATCCGGGTCGCGCGCGGCGAGCTGACCGCGACCGCCGACTAG
- a CDS encoding 4-hydroxy-3-methylbut-2-enyl diphosphate reductase, with the protein MSGITNGALGTTLEAPRIPAVRGRLRDEPVAGAKRVLLAAPRGYCAGVDRAVVAVEKALENYGAPVYVRKQIVHNVHVVSELERRGAIFVDEVDEVPSGSHLVFSAHGVSPTVVQAASDRELLAIDATCPLVTKVHREATRFAKQEMQILLIGHAGHEEVEGTMGHAPERTILVNSPADVDRIEVDDPENLVWISQTTLSVDETMETVRRLRERFPKLQDPPSDDICYATQNRQVAIKKVAPQADLVIVVGSANSSNSVRLVEVALEHGAKAAHRIDYASEIRQEWLDGVASIGVSSGASVPEVLVQEVLADLADAGYRDVEEVRTAEEDLMFSLPKELRRDASGNADTRALGGRARG; encoded by the coding sequence GTGAGCGGCATCACGAACGGCGCGCTGGGGACGACCCTCGAGGCCCCCCGCATCCCCGCCGTCCGCGGGCGGCTGCGCGACGAGCCGGTCGCGGGCGCCAAGCGCGTGCTGCTCGCCGCCCCCCGCGGATACTGTGCGGGCGTCGACCGCGCGGTGGTCGCCGTCGAGAAGGCCCTCGAGAACTACGGCGCCCCCGTCTACGTGCGCAAGCAGATCGTGCACAACGTGCACGTCGTCTCCGAGCTCGAGCGCCGCGGCGCGATCTTCGTCGACGAGGTCGACGAGGTGCCGTCCGGATCGCACCTCGTCTTCAGCGCGCACGGCGTCTCGCCCACGGTCGTGCAGGCGGCATCCGACCGCGAGCTGCTCGCGATCGACGCGACGTGCCCGCTCGTCACCAAGGTGCACCGCGAGGCCACCCGCTTCGCCAAGCAGGAGATGCAGATCCTGCTCATCGGGCACGCGGGCCACGAGGAGGTCGAGGGCACGATGGGCCACGCGCCCGAGCGCACGATCCTCGTGAACAGCCCCGCCGACGTCGACCGGATCGAGGTCGACGACCCCGAGAACCTCGTCTGGATCTCGCAGACCACCCTCTCGGTCGACGAGACCATGGAGACCGTGCGGCGGCTGCGCGAGCGCTTCCCGAAGCTGCAGGATCCCCCCTCCGACGACATCTGCTACGCCACCCAGAACCGTCAGGTCGCCATCAAGAAGGTCGCCCCGCAGGCCGACCTGGTGATCGTCGTCGGCTCGGCCAACTCCTCCAACTCGGTGCGGCTCGTCGAGGTGGCCCTCGAGCACGGCGCGAAGGCCGCCCACCGCATCGACTACGCCTCCGAGATCCGTCAGGAGTGGCTCGACGGCGTCGCCTCGATCGGGGTGTCGAGCGGCGCCTCGGTGCCCGAGGTGCTCGTGCAGGAGGTGCTCGCCGACCTCGCGGATGCCGGCTACCGCGACGTCGAGGAGGTGCGCACGGCCGAGGAGGACCTCATGTTCTCGCTCCCGAAGGAGCTGCGCCGCGACGCATCCGGCAACGCCGATACGCGCGCACTCGGCGGTCGCGCGCGCGGCTGA
- a CDS encoding sensor histidine kinase: MRVTLLPREAAARVITGAVATLAWSAGATVILLSLPVLVDTLVRKELVSALPLPLVLLLVMLAGIGVALWRMTPPVVIAYLVVASLAAVGYEVALITADPGLLEHELFLVNRPTLALVTIGVAATSAIGGIVWCLFGFAAAGAVSIIVALITDTPVRPGWGPSMALLLAVVLYLTLFVIQARQRRRLPRFEELELATRRRAASADLARRTTAIVHDTVLNDLAVVMNAPDVLDERIRQRLRDDLATLEGGAWIRTTEKVPVPDEGQAQLRNDLSRLASDFRWRGLTVNVTGVTSGVYIFDPVAGEALVGALEATFENVLRHSGASTANVEIMYSDTEVTFMVSDEGVGFDPESVDASRLGIRGSIVGRMEAAGGRAQLWSSPGAGTTVLLSVPVAEVRERGTPSKHQEADYVD, from the coding sequence ATGCGGGTGACGCTACTGCCGCGCGAGGCCGCCGCACGGGTGATCACCGGTGCGGTCGCCACGCTCGCCTGGTCGGCGGGCGCGACGGTCATCCTGCTCTCCCTCCCGGTGCTCGTCGACACGCTCGTGCGCAAGGAGCTCGTCTCGGCCCTGCCGCTGCCGCTCGTGCTGCTGCTCGTGATGCTCGCGGGCATCGGCGTGGCGCTGTGGCGGATGACGCCGCCCGTCGTGATCGCCTACCTCGTGGTGGCGAGCCTCGCCGCGGTCGGCTACGAGGTGGCCCTCATCACGGCCGATCCGGGTCTGCTCGAGCACGAGCTCTTCCTCGTCAACCGCCCCACCCTCGCCCTCGTCACGATCGGCGTCGCCGCGACCTCCGCGATCGGCGGCATCGTCTGGTGCCTGTTCGGCTTCGCGGCGGCCGGCGCCGTGTCGATCATCGTGGCGCTCATCACCGACACGCCCGTGCGACCGGGCTGGGGACCCTCGATGGCTCTGCTGCTCGCGGTCGTGCTGTACCTGACGCTCTTCGTCATCCAGGCCCGCCAGCGTCGGCGCCTGCCGCGCTTCGAGGAGCTCGAGCTCGCCACCCGGCGGCGTGCGGCGAGCGCGGACCTCGCCCGACGCACCACCGCGATCGTGCACGACACGGTGCTCAACGACCTCGCCGTGGTCATGAACGCCCCGGACGTGCTCGACGAGCGCATCCGGCAGCGTCTGCGCGACGATCTGGCGACGCTCGAGGGCGGTGCCTGGATCCGCACCACCGAGAAGGTGCCGGTGCCCGACGAGGGCCAGGCGCAGCTGCGCAACGACCTCTCGCGGCTGGCGAGCGACTTCCGCTGGCGGGGGCTCACGGTCAACGTCACGGGCGTCACCTCGGGCGTCTACATCTTCGACCCGGTCGCGGGGGAGGCCCTCGTCGGCGCGCTCGAGGCGACCTTCGAGAACGTGCTGCGGCATTCGGGGGCGTCGACCGCGAACGTCGAGATCATGTACAGCGACACCGAGGTGACCTTCATGGTCTCCGACGAGGGCGTCGGCTTCGATCCCGAATCCGTCGACGCGAGCCGGCTCGGCATCCGGGGGTCGATCGTCGGACGGATGGAGGCGGCGGGCGGCCGTGCGCAGCTCTGGTCGTCCCCGGGGGCCGGCACGACCGTGCTGCTCAGCGTGCCGGTCGCCGAGGTGCGCGAGCGCGGCACCCCCTCCAAGCACCAGGAGGCGGACTATGTCGACTAG